One Ethanoligenens harbinense YUAN-3 genomic window carries:
- a CDS encoding type I restriction endonuclease subunit R, translated as MAIQTKERNFEQEIEWWLTEGAVEADRYKKGNPVDFDRKLALDKGAILAFIKDTQPDEWQGLCRRHGSEVSAEAEFFKRLNSELNSRGMIDVLRHGVVDLGISVRLAYFKPGSGMNQSLTALYAKNVLQITRQVKYSLQNENSIDTVIFLNGLPIITIELKNPLTGQTYRNAITQYENDRDPRELLLAFKKRAIVHFAVDTEEVWMTTWLRKLDTTFIPFNKGTEDHGAGNPVAEGGDYRTAYLWKEILQRDSILDILHRFVQVSKDDKGKEKLIFPRYHQLDAVRKLVADAYANGSGKNYLIQHSAGSGKSNSIAWLAHHLANLHDIHDEVIFHSIIVITDRRVLDKQLQRDIYNMEHKPGVVVLVDKNSKQLTTALNNGDKIIVCTLQKFPFVDVQKVSTTGKRFAIIVDEAHSSQTGDASKRMKEILADISLQGDDVVEKKLHEFAVEEAKAEAEEKDLDEAIADEMAAHGQQPNLSFFAFTATPKQKTLEIFGQTTAAGKPEPFHLYSMRQAIEEHFIFNVLENYTTYETYFQIGKKIADDPVYGKNLANKALGKYMSLHPHNLAQKAEVIIEHFRSQVQHRIGGQAKAMLVTGSRLHAVRYFFEFQRYIKKMHYDLGILVAFSGTVKDKVSGEIKEYTESNLNKFPDSETVEKFDTAEYQLLIVAEKYQTGFDQPLLHTMYVDKKLTGIKAVQTISRVNRACKGKTETFILDFVNSREDIEKAFQDYYQATGVAETTDPNTIYDIKNFLDRFMLYRDSEIEAFAKVFFKETKNQGNIDLAKLNGFIDPAVDRYNALTEDQDKMDFKGALAKFIRLYAFLTHIINLGDENLHKFHAYAKCLLRKLPKSDTERTPDIGSDVMLQYYRVQKVAEGSIALANEDGILKSKTSSTGLPIEDEKEALSAIIQSLNERLGTNFTEMDKVLEQFVQDMSNNQEMVLRSKNPLDLFKIIYDNTIMDVVLGRMAKNQEFCEKYLEDEEFRREIDKILLPLVHDRLSKI; from the coding sequence ATGGCAATTCAGACAAAAGAGCGCAACTTCGAACAAGAGATAGAATGGTGGCTCACTGAGGGTGCAGTCGAAGCCGACCGCTACAAGAAGGGCAATCCCGTCGATTTTGACCGCAAACTTGCATTGGATAAAGGGGCGATTCTGGCGTTTATCAAAGACACTCAGCCTGACGAATGGCAGGGGCTTTGCAGGCGTCACGGCTCGGAAGTCTCTGCCGAAGCGGAATTCTTCAAACGTCTTAATTCGGAACTGAACTCTCGCGGCATGATTGACGTGCTTCGCCACGGTGTGGTGGACCTTGGCATCTCCGTGCGGCTTGCTTACTTTAAGCCGGGCAGCGGCATGAATCAGAGCTTAACGGCTCTCTACGCCAAGAACGTCCTGCAGATAACGCGGCAGGTCAAGTACAGCCTGCAAAACGAGAACTCTATCGACACCGTTATCTTTCTGAACGGGCTGCCGATAATCACCATAGAGCTCAAAAATCCGCTCACAGGGCAGACGTATCGAAATGCCATCACGCAGTATGAAAACGATCGTGACCCGCGTGAACTTCTGCTTGCTTTCAAAAAGCGGGCTATTGTGCATTTTGCCGTGGACACCGAAGAAGTCTGGATGACCACTTGGCTTCGCAAACTTGATACCACCTTCATACCTTTCAATAAGGGAACCGAAGACCACGGAGCGGGCAATCCTGTCGCCGAGGGCGGTGATTATCGCACGGCGTACTTATGGAAAGAGATACTGCAAAGGGATAGCATTCTGGACATTCTGCACCGCTTCGTGCAGGTCTCGAAAGATGACAAGGGCAAGGAAAAATTGATATTTCCGCGTTACCACCAGTTGGACGCAGTCCGTAAATTGGTGGCGGATGCTTACGCCAACGGGTCGGGCAAGAACTATCTGATTCAGCATTCGGCAGGTTCGGGCAAATCGAACTCCATCGCTTGGCTTGCTCACCACTTGGCGAACCTGCATGATATACATGACGAGGTGATATTCCACAGCATCATCGTCATTACTGATCGCCGTGTTCTCGACAAACAACTCCAGCGCGATATTTACAACATGGAGCATAAGCCGGGCGTGGTCGTCCTCGTGGATAAGAACTCAAAGCAGCTAACCACCGCGCTGAACAACGGCGACAAAATCATCGTCTGCACCCTGCAGAAGTTCCCGTTTGTCGATGTGCAGAAGGTATCCACTACGGGCAAGCGGTTTGCTATTATCGTGGACGAGGCCCACTCATCTCAAACAGGCGACGCAAGCAAGCGTATGAAAGAGATTCTGGCGGACATCTCTTTGCAGGGTGACGATGTCGTCGAAAAAAAACTGCATGAGTTTGCAGTAGAAGAAGCAAAGGCCGAAGCCGAGGAAAAAGACCTTGACGAAGCTATCGCTGATGAAATGGCGGCACATGGTCAGCAGCCAAACCTCTCGTTCTTTGCTTTTACCGCCACGCCCAAACAAAAGACACTGGAAATATTTGGGCAAACGACAGCCGCTGGCAAGCCGGAGCCGTTCCACCTCTATAGCATGAGACAGGCCATCGAGGAGCATTTCATTTTCAATGTCCTTGAAAACTATACGACCTACGAAACCTACTTCCAAATTGGAAAGAAAATAGCCGACGACCCCGTGTATGGCAAGAATCTGGCGAACAAGGCTCTCGGCAAATATATGAGCCTCCACCCACACAACCTCGCACAGAAGGCGGAGGTCATCATTGAGCATTTCCGCAGTCAAGTGCAGCACCGCATCGGCGGGCAGGCGAAAGCTATGCTTGTGACGGGTTCGCGCCTCCACGCCGTGCGCTATTTCTTCGAGTTCCAGAGATACATCAAAAAGATGCACTATGACTTGGGCATCTTGGTGGCGTTCTCTGGCACGGTCAAAGACAAGGTGAGCGGCGAAATCAAAGAGTATACGGAATCTAACCTAAACAAGTTTCCGGATAGCGAGACTGTGGAAAAATTCGACACCGCCGAATATCAGCTTTTGATTGTCGCCGAAAAGTATCAGACGGGCTTCGACCAGCCGCTTCTGCACACGATGTATGTGGATAAGAAACTGACGGGCATTAAGGCTGTTCAGACGATTTCCCGCGTTAATCGCGCGTGTAAGGGTAAGACTGAGACCTTCATCTTGGACTTCGTCAACTCACGCGAAGACATCGAAAAGGCGTTTCAGGATTATTATCAGGCGACGGGCGTGGCTGAAACGACAGACCCGAACACCATCTACGACATCAAAAATTTCCTTGATCGCTTTATGCTCTACCGTGACAGCGAGATTGAGGCTTTCGCCAAGGTTTTCTTTAAGGAAACGAAGAACCAGGGAAACATTGACCTTGCGAAGCTGAATGGTTTTATCGACCCCGCTGTCGACCGCTACAATGCCCTGACCGAGGATCAGGATAAAATGGACTTCAAAGGCGCACTTGCAAAGTTCATCCGCCTGTATGCGTTTCTCACGCACATTATCAACCTCGGCGATGAGAATCTACACAAGTTCCATGCTTATGCCAAGTGCTTGCTCCGCAAACTGCCCAAAAGTGATACGGAGCGCACACCCGATATTGGCAGCGATGTTATGCTCCAATATTATCGAGTGCAGAAAGTGGCTGAAGGCTCTATTGCTTTGGCGAACGAGGACGGCATTCTAAAGAGTAAGACCTCCAGCACGGGATTGCCGATTGAAGACGAAAAAGAGGCTTTATCCGCTATCATCCAAAGCCTAAACGAACGCCTTGGCACGAACTTCACTGAAATGGATAAGGTTTTGGAGCAATTCGTTCAGGACATGTCCAATAACCAAGAGATGGTCTTGCGCTCTAAGAACCCGCTCGATCTCTTTAAAATCATTTACGACAATACCATTATGGATGTGGTTCTAGGACGCATGGCAAAGAACCAAGAATTCTGCGAGAAGTATCTGGAGGACGAGGAATTCAGACGCGAGATCGACAAAATATTATTGCCGCTTGTTCACGATCGGTTGTCGAAAATATAG
- a CDS encoding N-6 DNA methylase produces the protein MIDPAAGTGGMLSAGIEYATELNNQALIEVYGQELNEKTYAICKSDTMIKGKGYKNIHLGNSFTEDALPHETFHYMLCNPPFGVEWKKYEKFIRDENERGFAGRFGAGLPRVSDGSLLFLQHMISKMMEYDEKAEGLTGCRLAIVFNGSPLFTGDAGSGESEIRRWIIENGWLETIIALPDQLFYNTGILTYVWIVTNRKKGVRKGKIQLIDGTSFFERMRKPLGEKRKLISEEQKDELTRIYGKFVEGEFCKIFDEDDFAYWKVTVERPLRLNFQASAERIKRIREQTAFANLATSRKRKPAEHDAEVAEGKKQQEAALAAVATLDGAVLYKNRAEFSKLLHKAFKKAGLDVKAPLLKAVLAGLSEKDETADICTDAKGNPEPDTDLRDTEQIPFKDDIAAYVQREVLPYAPDAWVDESKTKKGYEIPFARFFSSFEELGNADGTLRKIQSLGQKIQIAINGLFDQEKDSNIDALISDFLQQAEMLETYKRQLIINITTHGLDTALSCKSSGIDWVGEIPCDWEVFPLRAIAHENNTKNTEMLSENLLSLSYGRIIQKDIETNTGLLPASFEGYQIVEPGYVVLRLTDLQNDKRSLRTGYVKETGIITSAYLSLVVHDGRILPRYFAYLLHAYDLKKVFYTLGGGVRQSLKYSDFKMLPILVPPIPTQEKIIAYIEDKISREG, from the coding sequence TTGATAGACCCGGCGGCAGGCACGGGCGGTATGCTTTCGGCGGGCATTGAGTACGCCACCGAACTGAACAATCAGGCTCTCATTGAGGTGTACGGGCAGGAACTGAACGAAAAGACCTATGCCATCTGTAAATCGGATACGATGATAAAGGGCAAGGGCTATAAGAACATCCACCTTGGCAACAGCTTTACCGAAGACGCTTTGCCGCATGAAACCTTCCACTATATGCTCTGCAATCCGCCCTTCGGCGTGGAGTGGAAGAAGTATGAGAAGTTCATCCGCGACGAGAACGAGCGCGGCTTCGCCGGGCGTTTTGGTGCGGGGCTGCCCCGTGTGTCGGACGGCTCGCTCCTCTTTCTTCAACACATGATAAGCAAGATGATGGAGTACGACGAAAAAGCGGAGGGCTTGACCGGTTGCCGACTTGCTATCGTTTTTAACGGTTCGCCGCTCTTCACAGGCGACGCAGGCAGCGGTGAAAGCGAAATCCGCAGATGGATTATTGAGAACGGCTGGCTGGAGACTATCATCGCTCTACCTGACCAGCTTTTCTACAATACAGGCATCCTAACCTATGTCTGGATTGTGACCAACCGCAAGAAAGGCGTCCGCAAGGGCAAAATCCAGTTGATTGACGGTACGTCCTTCTTCGAGCGTATGCGAAAGCCCCTCGGCGAGAAACGCAAGCTAATCAGCGAAGAGCAGAAGGACGAACTGACCCGCATCTACGGCAAGTTTGTGGAGGGCGAGTTCTGCAAGATATTTGACGAAGACGACTTCGCTTATTGGAAAGTAACGGTCGAGCGTCCGTTACGGCTGAACTTCCAAGCGTCTGCAGAGCGCATCAAGCGCATCCGTGAGCAGACGGCGTTCGCCAACCTCGCCACGAGCCGCAAGCGCAAACCGGCCGAACACGACGCCGAGGTCGCCGAAGGTAAGAAGCAACAAGAAGCCGCCCTTGCCGCTGTTGCTACACTTGACGGAGCTGTGCTTTATAAGAATCGTGCCGAGTTCAGCAAACTGCTCCATAAAGCGTTTAAAAAAGCGGGGCTTGACGTGAAGGCACCGCTCCTGAAAGCTGTTCTTGCCGGGCTGTCTGAAAAGGACGAAACCGCCGACATCTGCACGGACGCCAAAGGCAACCCCGAACCCGACACTGACCTGCGCGACACCGAGCAGATTCCATTCAAGGATGACATCGCCGCCTACGTCCAGCGGGAGGTGCTTCCCTATGCGCCGGACGCTTGGGTGGACGAGAGCAAGACCAAGAAAGGCTACGAGATTCCGTTTGCACGGTTTTTCAGCAGTTTTGAGGAACTTGGAAACGCCGATGGAACTTTGCGAAAAATACAGTCGTTAGGCCAAAAGATTCAAATCGCTATTAACGGGCTTTTCGACCAGGAGAAGGATTCCAATATCGATGCCTTGATTTCTGACTTTTTGCAGCAGGCGGAAATGCTTGAGACTTACAAACGCCAGCTAATAATTAACATCACTACCCATGGCTTAGATACAGCTTTGTCGTGCAAAAGCAGTGGCATTGATTGGGTTGGTGAAATCCCATGTGACTGGGAAGTTTTCCCTCTGCGAGCAATAGCGCACGAAAATAATACTAAGAACACGGAAATGCTGTCTGAAAATCTTCTTAGCCTAAGTTATGGTCGAATAATCCAGAAAGACATCGAAACCAACACTGGCTTGCTTCCTGCAAGCTTCGAGGGTTACCAGATAGTTGAGCCGGGATATGTTGTTCTACGTTTGACCGACCTACAAAATGACAAACGAAGTCTTCGCACAGGATATGTGAAGGAAACTGGCATTATTACATCCGCCTATCTTAGCTTAGTAGTTCATGACGGACGGATATTACCCAGATACTTTGCCTATCTGCTCCACGCATATGACCTAAAAAAGGTGTTTTATACCCTTGGCGGTGGGGTGCGGCAATCCTTGAAGTACAGCGATTTCAAGATGCTGCCAATACTTGTGCCCCCAATACCTACGCAAGAAAAAATTATTGCCTACATAGAAGATAAAATCAGTCGGGAGGGATAA
- a CDS encoding DUF262 domain-containing protein — MQKIDKTDTLKTILSGRKYTVDYFQREYRWGQKQIEQMLADFQSTFEEFYDPDNHDTPEEVMNYGFYYMGCIICTGGSVKKIIDGQQRLTSLTLLIIYLNNLQKETVKDEDLLVPLDDMIYSKAFSKKSFNIDVADRGTCMQALLQKDENYVPVNESSQNMLDRYQDIEDIFPDELKGEALPYFINWLIEKVLLLEIDTPSDDEAHTIFLTMNDRGLSLNSAEMMKAYIIQQVAEADRIEVNRKWQDNINRIKNASSYDTSGMVNTQDVEFISIWLRAKYANSMRDTKRGAKDEDYELLGDKFHTWVRNNARTAMGLVKPKDYKEFVLTEMTRVTDIYLRMKGYGSKLTPGYEEVFYNANRDLTYQTMLAIAAIKNDDTDDIVQKKIQMTAKFVDDFATIRILNFKKVNWNTNKYLLFHAMQDIRNEDCKTIGMVYVRTLRRMDVTVEGITRFSLNRFSGRYMLHILARFTSYVNVLMGNPSHFEEYVDRKRQGNTYDIEHILPDKYEDYEDSFTDYEDFESTRNQIGNLILLTRDKNRSYQAMKYSEKVQKYMGDNILAQALNDTAYTNNPKFLTVVNEYGFHAIPDFSKQSIADRAEIYLRMASDIWNPDAIKEIVGGWADDDEKDFFKNEKGREFTVGYAERSWPDALKYGFLSANLGGSGKSIYNVQVGDTVYCHIAGYGFVGIGECTSTAVPMKNFKVMVDGTSTPVADAPWESEESKEKLDPNKEVFIGVAWKKYVTDINGGYWEKGMTTVPLVAYMLNDKTTHQKVRDHFGYTDSAD; from the coding sequence ATGCAGAAAATTGACAAAACAGACACGCTCAAAACAATTCTGAGTGGTCGCAAATACACCGTCGATTATTTCCAGCGGGAATATCGGTGGGGGCAGAAGCAGATTGAGCAGATGCTCGCCGACTTCCAGAGCACATTTGAGGAATTTTATGATCCGGATAATCATGATACGCCGGAAGAAGTCATGAACTATGGCTTTTATTATATGGGATGCATTATCTGTACTGGCGGTTCCGTAAAGAAAATCATCGATGGCCAGCAGCGTCTGACCTCGCTAACACTTCTCATCATCTATCTGAACAACCTGCAAAAAGAAACTGTCAAGGATGAGGATCTCCTTGTCCCGCTGGATGACATGATCTATTCAAAGGCCTTCAGTAAGAAGAGCTTCAATATCGATGTGGCTGACCGCGGGACTTGCATGCAGGCTCTATTGCAAAAAGATGAGAATTATGTGCCAGTGAATGAGAGCTCACAGAATATGCTTGACCGGTATCAGGACATAGAGGACATCTTCCCTGACGAGCTGAAGGGAGAAGCGCTTCCTTACTTTATTAACTGGCTGATAGAGAAGGTCCTCCTGCTGGAGATCGACACACCATCTGACGACGAAGCACACACGATTTTCCTGACAATGAATGACCGAGGCCTGAGTCTGAACAGCGCCGAGATGATGAAGGCTTACATCATCCAGCAGGTTGCAGAAGCTGACCGCATTGAGGTAAATCGGAAGTGGCAGGACAACATCAACCGTATCAAGAACGCCTCTTCTTACGATACGAGCGGCATGGTGAATACGCAGGACGTTGAATTCATCTCTATCTGGCTTCGCGCAAAATATGCAAATTCCATGCGAGATACCAAGCGCGGCGCTAAAGATGAGGATTACGAACTTCTTGGAGACAAGTTCCATACCTGGGTACGCAACAACGCCCGGACGGCGATGGGCCTTGTAAAGCCGAAGGACTACAAGGAATTTGTTCTCACTGAAATGACACGTGTCACTGATATCTATCTTCGGATGAAAGGCTATGGCAGCAAGCTGACGCCCGGATATGAAGAGGTCTTCTACAATGCAAACCGCGACCTGACCTACCAGACCATGCTTGCCATCGCTGCCATTAAAAATGACGACACGGACGACATCGTACAGAAGAAAATACAGATGACCGCAAAGTTCGTGGACGACTTTGCCACCATCCGAATCCTGAATTTCAAGAAGGTTAACTGGAACACGAATAAGTATTTGCTGTTTCATGCGATGCAGGATATCCGCAATGAGGACTGTAAGACGATCGGCATGGTCTATGTCCGTACACTCCGCCGTATGGACGTGACCGTCGAGGGAATCACCAGGTTCAGTCTGAACCGGTTCTCCGGACGTTACATGCTTCACATCCTCGCGCGCTTCACTTCCTATGTGAATGTGCTGATGGGCAATCCGTCGCATTTCGAGGAGTACGTTGACCGCAAGCGTCAGGGAAACACTTACGATATTGAGCATATCCTTCCGGACAAGTACGAGGACTACGAGGACAGCTTCACCGACTACGAGGATTTCGAATCCACCAGGAATCAGATCGGAAACCTGATCCTGCTCACCCGAGACAAGAACAGAAGCTATCAGGCAATGAAATACTCCGAGAAGGTCCAGAAGTACATGGGAGACAACATCCTTGCTCAGGCGTTGAACGACACAGCTTACACGAACAATCCGAAATTCCTCACGGTCGTTAACGAGTACGGCTTTCATGCGATTCCTGACTTCAGTAAGCAAAGCATCGCAGACCGGGCTGAGATCTATCTGAGAATGGCAAGTGACATCTGGAATCCGGATGCCATTAAGGAAATCGTTGGTGGATGGGCCGATGACGATGAGAAGGACTTCTTCAAGAACGAGAAGGGCCGTGAATTTACAGTCGGCTATGCAGAAAGAAGCTGGCCAGACGCGCTGAAATACGGATTCCTGTCCGCGAACCTTGGCGGCAGCGGGAAATCTATTTATAACGTTCAGGTCGGAGACACGGTTTATTGCCATATCGCTGGATATGGCTTTGTAGGTATTGGCGAATGCACATCAACCGCTGTGCCGATGAAGAACTTCAAGGTGATGGTCGACGGCACTTCAACTCCTGTTGCAGACGCGCCGTGGGAATCCGAGGAATCCAAGGAGAAACTCGATCCCAACAAGGAAGTATTTATCGGAGTTGCATGGAAGAAATATGTGACGGATATTAATGGTGGCTACTGGGAGAAGGGAATGACGACAGTCCCGCTTGTAGCCTACATGCTTAATGATAAGACGACGCATCAGAAGGTCAGAGACCATTTCGGATACACCGACAGCGCCGATTAA
- a CDS encoding DEAD/DEAH box helicase — protein MTVEKRTLGSVIFAGIDSNPYLGTLYARLLKGYGLSLFNLNQRSSTELFNAKEKTDILRFADILSKSNDPEKADAHKIWAQEIAILMHEMYPQDSLVNLYAGDVFSSVGNHKGLELVNKDYSEPHALEEIFAQFRGDYLTIPAEPSQRFFGEQKNAYDHLTDDCFSYSAPTSMGKSFIMRMFIKDEIMHGAQKNYALIVPTKALINEVRAKVIDDLGGEKNTEKVNYLKLHNYSVVTAASDIALEDDNRNFILVMTPERLLYLLIAKPRFDLDYLFIDEAHKLSGKNSRAPFYYKVVDKLVHRQKKPHFIFASPNIPNPQVYLRLMLNAEEGDEDALAITYSPVVQIKFLVDLKKGRIEVYNDHALEDQCRILLANVRGSGIEVNDFLLAIETQNRKLSKEKRKQSIVYYNGRDKAIRAAHSFYERIKPNGPRNDPLLEALSKDIQEEVHQWYYLAEMVRYGIAYHIGYLPASIRARIEELFKSGNITVMFCTSTLLEGVNLPADNLFIMENKIFLSEMNTIDFRNLIGRVGRISFNLFGNVYFVAERNSKITTDDYVRMLGQEIPEQSLSIATDPNVLKKVEKQYVADILKSGKSEIPRRVNADGKAMQSEESYEMMRRFATILQGDIVHERDTLVRREFKDFLTPADEEFIRDTFKDAEVKPDDDINTSVDQTTSLIAAIRRERNPLRYPDLVDGKFVYDDVLAFLDELAEVFNWEEYEAGTLGKPSLRRWYAVILCQWMDGGGLKFIMDRALEYHQNHPYPFWINKHGSPITYNYLSDDHHNAVFGDTLEVIENIILYSISNYFLRFSNEYRKIRGDEALNRNNWYEYVEFGTTNPLTILLQRSGFSRESARYIKEHHEYVIRDGSTGQLKLSPALARCGNTDVRNEVIYIRQNSPEIFEADNNDEG, from the coding sequence ATGACCGTTGAAAAGAGAACACTTGGGTCGGTCATCTTCGCCGGCATCGACAGCAATCCATACCTTGGAACACTGTATGCTCGGCTTCTGAAAGGCTATGGCTTGAGTCTCTTCAACTTGAATCAACGAAGCTCGACGGAGTTGTTCAACGCCAAGGAGAAAACCGACATTTTACGGTTTGCCGACATTCTCTCCAAGTCGAATGATCCAGAGAAGGCAGACGCGCACAAGATATGGGCTCAGGAAATAGCCATACTGATGCATGAGATGTATCCGCAGGATTCGCTCGTCAACCTTTACGCCGGAGACGTTTTCTCAAGCGTCGGTAACCACAAGGGACTCGAGCTTGTAAACAAGGACTATTCTGAGCCGCATGCACTGGAAGAAATTTTCGCACAGTTCAGAGGCGATTACCTCACTATCCCCGCGGAACCTAGCCAGCGGTTCTTCGGAGAACAGAAGAACGCCTATGACCATCTGACGGACGACTGCTTTAGCTACTCCGCGCCCACTTCGATGGGAAAATCCTTCATTATGAGGATGTTCATCAAGGACGAGATCATGCACGGGGCCCAGAAGAACTATGCGCTCATCGTCCCTACCAAGGCGCTGATAAACGAAGTCCGGGCAAAAGTCATAGACGATCTTGGCGGAGAAAAGAATACAGAGAAGGTCAACTACCTGAAGCTCCATAACTACAGCGTGGTGACAGCAGCAAGCGACATAGCTCTAGAGGACGATAACCGGAACTTCATCCTTGTCATGACGCCGGAGAGACTTCTTTACCTTCTGATAGCGAAGCCTCGCTTTGACCTGGATTATCTGTTCATCGACGAGGCCCACAAACTTTCAGGCAAGAACAGTCGAGCGCCTTTCTACTACAAAGTAGTCGACAAGCTCGTGCATCGCCAGAAGAAACCGCACTTCATCTTCGCATCGCCGAACATACCGAATCCGCAGGTCTATCTGAGATTGATGCTCAATGCGGAGGAAGGCGATGAAGACGCTCTTGCAATCACATACTCGCCGGTTGTTCAGATCAAATTTCTTGTTGATCTGAAGAAAGGACGAATCGAGGTTTATAACGACCACGCACTTGAAGATCAGTGCCGAATACTTCTCGCCAATGTGCGCGGCAGCGGTATTGAAGTGAATGACTTCCTGCTGGCTATCGAAACACAGAACAGGAAACTTTCCAAGGAAAAGCGTAAGCAGAGCATCGTTTACTACAACGGACGAGACAAGGCCATAAGGGCCGCCCACTCCTTCTATGAGCGGATAAAACCGAATGGCCCGAGAAATGATCCGCTTCTTGAGGCCTTGTCAAAGGACATTCAGGAAGAAGTCCATCAATGGTACTACCTCGCAGAAATGGTACGTTATGGCATTGCTTACCACATCGGTTATCTTCCGGCATCAATAAGGGCACGGATCGAGGAGCTTTTTAAATCCGGGAACATCACGGTAATGTTCTGTACCAGTACGCTGTTGGAGGGCGTCAATCTCCCGGCGGACAATCTGTTCATCATGGAGAACAAGATATTCCTCAGCGAGATGAATACCATTGATTTCCGTAATCTCATAGGCCGAGTGGGCAGGATCAGCTTCAACCTCTTTGGGAATGTCTACTTTGTAGCGGAACGCAACAGCAAGATAACGACAGATGACTATGTACGTATGCTTGGGCAGGAAATTCCAGAGCAGTCGCTTTCTATTGCTACTGATCCGAATGTGCTCAAGAAGGTCGAGAAACAGTATGTCGCCGATATTCTCAAAAGCGGGAAGTCGGAAATACCACGCCGTGTGAACGCTGATGGCAAAGCTATGCAGAGCGAGGAATCCTATGAGATGATGCGCAGATTCGCGACTATTCTTCAGGGAGACATTGTTCACGAGCGGGATACGCTGGTGCGTCGTGAATTCAAAGACTTCTTGACGCCAGCCGATGAGGAGTTCATCCGGGATACCTTCAAAGACGCCGAAGTCAAGCCTGATGACGACATCAATACGTCGGTAGATCAGACAACAAGCCTTATTGCAGCTATCCGAAGGGAGCGAAACCCGCTGCGTTATCCAGATCTTGTTGATGGGAAGTTCGTATATGACGATGTGCTTGCTTTTCTCGACGAACTTGCAGAAGTGTTCAACTGGGAGGAGTACGAGGCCGGTACGCTCGGAAAACCATCACTGCGCAGATGGTACGCCGTGATCCTCTGCCAGTGGATGGACGGCGGCGGGTTGAAGTTCATCATGGACAGGGCTCTTGAATACCATCAGAACCACCCATACCCATTCTGGATCAACAAGCATGGGTCTCCGATAACGTACAATTACCTTTCCGACGACCATCACAATGCCGTATTCGGAGACACGCTTGAGGTTATTGAGAACATCATCCTTTACAGCATTTCGAACTATTTCCTTCGATTCTCCAACGAGTACAGGAAAATCAGAGGAGACGAGGCACTCAACCGGAACAATTGGTATGAATACGTGGAATTCGGTACGACGAATCCGCTGACGATCCTGCTGCAGCGCAGCGGCTTTTCCAGAGAATCCGCTCGCTACATAAAAGAGCACCACGAGTATGTCATAAGGGACGGTAGCACAGGCCAGCTGAAACTTAGCCCTGCTCTTGCTCGGTGTGGTAATACGGATGTTCGTAATGAAGTCATATACATACGGCAGAACTCACCGGAGATTTTTGAAGCCGATAATAATGATGAGGGATAA
- a CDS encoding HamA C-terminal domain-containing protein, giving the protein MELSKTVKDKTFDDYFTEVEHSETISGMVRPGSLRLFCLNVRNGNIKSSDLEKFTMLNIGQYVFSRAKQENYRNTGNFDLVTQQALRAMRKSAKARDIDAGETLGEIMVYAVMEEKLNAHKLLSKIELSADAAQYASEADGIHFLCRDGKTILSNQMVFGASSVTGDIKDAIDIAFEKISRIANHEDEELLLVEKTALDRFYEEDDLKVLTSYVIPEEHKNAAYGTSFGVFLGYSLGLIPDGYDDDQFRDRMHKKMIRDINAHEEYIAQKIRDAKLQNHSFYFFTLPLNQAREESDLIMQHVLEGDVDL; this is encoded by the coding sequence GTGGAGTTATCCAAAACTGTAAAGGACAAGACATTCGATGATTACTTTACAGAGGTGGAGCATTCCGAGACGATCAGCGGAATGGTACGCCCTGGTTCTCTGCGCCTTTTTTGCCTCAACGTCAGAAACGGAAACATCAAATCATCCGATCTTGAGAAATTTACCATGCTCAACATCGGGCAGTATGTGTTCTCTCGGGCAAAGCAGGAGAACTATCGGAATACAGGCAATTTCGACCTTGTGACACAGCAAGCCCTGAGAGCCATGAGAAAAAGCGCCAAGGCTCGAGACATTGATGCAGGAGAAACGCTCGGCGAGATCATGGTCTATGCTGTCATGGAAGAAAAGCTTAATGCTCATAAGCTCCTCAGCAAAATCGAACTCAGCGCAGATGCTGCGCAGTATGCGAGCGAGGCCGACGGCATTCATTTCCTGTGCAGGGACGGCAAAACGATCCTCTCCAATCAGATGGTATTCGGTGCGTCGAGCGTCACTGGAGACATCAAGGACGCCATTGACATCGCTTTTGAGAAGATATCTCGTATTGCAAATCACGAGGATGAAGAGCTGCTTCTCGTAGAGAAAACAGCACTTGATCGCTTCTATGAAGAAGACGACCTGAAAGTCCTGACCAGCTACGTTATCCCGGAGGAGCACAAAAACGCTGCCTACGGTACATCCTTCGGAGTGTTCCTCGGATATTCTCTTGGCCTGATCCCGGACGGCTATGACGATGACCAGTTCCGGGACCGCATGCATAAGAAAATGATTCGCGACATCAACGCGCACGAAGAATACATAGCTCAAAAGATACGCGATGCAAAACTGCAGAATCACTCGTTCTATTTCTTCACGTTGCCTCTTAATCAGGCCAGGGAGGAAAGTGACTTGATCATGCAGCATGTTCTGGAAGGAGATGTCGACCTATGA